A genomic segment from Dietzia psychralcaliphila encodes:
- a CDS encoding NUDIX hydrolase: MDHSDSAPVRVISVSAVALTRADGAVVTVRKTGTDRFMLPGGKWEPGESPRQCAVREVGEELGVTITPELLTPLGRFDTATANEHGFRLVSEVFAAESDGRMEPLAEIAEARWLTTAELRVVAGLPEDDCAPWAPLLVRVAREGLV, encoded by the coding sequence ATGGATCATTCCGATTCGGCCCCCGTCCGCGTCATCTCGGTCTCGGCGGTGGCGCTGACCCGCGCGGACGGAGCGGTGGTGACGGTGCGCAAGACCGGTACGGATCGCTTCATGCTGCCCGGCGGGAAGTGGGAACCGGGGGAGTCGCCCAGGCAGTGCGCGGTCCGGGAGGTCGGGGAGGAGTTGGGGGTGACGATCACCCCGGAGCTACTGACCCCGCTGGGGCGGTTCGACACCGCGACAGCCAACGAACACGGGTTCAGGCTGGTCTCCGAGGTGTTCGCTGCCGAGTCGGACGGACGCATGGAACCCCTGGCGGAGATCGCCGAGGCGCGGTGGCTCACGACGGCCGAGTTGCGAGTCGTCGCCGGGCTCCCGGAGGACGATTGCGCGCCCTGGGCCCCGCTATTGGTCCGGGTGGCTCGCGAGGGGCTGGTGTAA
- the msrA gene encoding peptide-methionine (S)-S-oxide reductase MsrA, translating to MGWLQDAIRQSTMRTATEVIDAESALPGRSEPIAVAPTNIATGNPMVPPFPEGHESIVLGMGCFWGAEKILWQLPGVWTTAAGYAGGWTPNPTYEETCTGATGHTEAVLVVFDPEVLPVERLLATFFEWHDPTQGMRQGNDMGTQYRSAVFATTPEQLEAARRLGAAYQKELDAAGHGPLTTEFGLLGEVRSGEFAYAEDYHQQYLLKNPGGYDCHVRSGVACPI from the coding sequence ATGGGCTGGCTACAGGACGCGATACGACAATCCACGATGCGCACGGCGACCGAGGTGATCGACGCCGAGTCGGCGCTGCCGGGTAGGTCCGAACCGATCGCGGTGGCGCCGACCAACATCGCCACCGGCAACCCGATGGTGCCCCCGTTCCCCGAGGGGCACGAGTCGATCGTGCTGGGGATGGGCTGCTTCTGGGGTGCGGAGAAGATCCTCTGGCAACTCCCGGGGGTGTGGACCACGGCCGCCGGCTACGCCGGCGGGTGGACCCCCAACCCCACCTACGAGGAGACCTGCACGGGTGCCACCGGGCACACGGAGGCCGTCCTGGTGGTGTTCGATCCCGAGGTGTTGCCCGTCGAACGGCTCCTCGCCACGTTCTTCGAGTGGCACGACCCCACCCAGGGGATGCGCCAGGGCAATGACATGGGGACGCAGTACAGGTCGGCTGTGTTCGCCACCACCCCGGAGCAGTTGGAGGCGGCCCGTCGTCTGGGCGCGGCGTATCAGAAGGAGCTGGACGCGGCCGGTCACGGGCCCCTGACCACGGAGTTCGGGTTGCTCGGGGAGGTCCGGTCGGGAGAGTTCGCCTACGCCGAGGATTATCACCAGCAGTACCTGCTTAAGAACCCCGGCGGTTACGACTGTCATGTGCGAAGCGGAGTGGCCTGCCCGATCTGA
- a CDS encoding cold-shock protein, with the protein MATGTVKWFNADKGFGFIAPDDGSADVFAHFSAIQGSGYRSLEENQQVSFDVAQGAKGLQAENITPM; encoded by the coding sequence ATGGCTACCGGCACCGTTAAGTGGTTCAACGCTGACAAGGGCTTCGGCTTCATCGCTCCGGACGACGGCTCCGCCGACGTCTTCGCGCACTTCTCCGCCATCCAGGGCTCGGGCTACCGCTCGCTCGAGGAGAACCAGCAGGTCTCCTTCGACGTCGCGCAGGGCGCCAAGGGCCTGCAGGCGGAGAACATCACCCCGATGTGA